From a region of the Methanobacterium sp. genome:
- a CDS encoding 50S ribosomal protein L23, translating to MDPYAIIVKPHLTEKSMNSIDQNNELTFIVLRTARKADVKSAFEDLYAVKVERVNTQFTSKGEKIAYIKLAAEHSAEDIAVKMGVF from the coding sequence ATGGATCCTTATGCAATAATAGTAAAACCACACTTAACAGAAAAAAGTATGAACTCTATTGACCAAAATAATGAGTTAACATTCATAGTACTGCGAACTGCTAGAAAAGCAGATGTAAAAAGCGCGTTTGAGGACCTTTACGCTGTTAAAGTAGAAAGAGTAAACACTCAATTTACTTCAAAAGGTGAAAAGATAGCATATATTAAACTTGCAGCAGAACACAGCGCAGAGGATATAGCAGTTAAAATGGGAGTATTCTAA
- a CDS encoding 50S ribosomal protein L2 yields the protein MGKRLKSQRQGRGTPTHRSASHRFKGRIEYRSYDNVEKEGSLKGKIADIIHDPGRSAPIALVKFENGEKLLVLAPESIQINDDIEFGASAPIKAGNALPLAQIPEGTPVYNLEKSPGDGGKFVKASGTHASLITHDVGKAIVELPSGELKAFHPACRATIGVVAGGGRKEKPFLKAGNRYYALNAKGKKNVSVRGVAMNAVDHPHGGGNRQHPGKPTTVSRHAPPGRKVGSIAARRTGKRR from the coding sequence ATGGGAAAACGTTTAAAATCACAAAGACAAGGGAGAGGAACTCCTACTCATAGGAGTGCATCCCATCGATTCAAAGGAAGGATCGAATACAGATCGTATGATAATGTAGAAAAAGAAGGCAGTTTGAAAGGAAAAATTGCTGATATCATTCACGATCCTGGAAGAAGTGCACCAATAGCATTGGTAAAATTTGAAAATGGTGAAAAATTACTGGTATTAGCACCAGAAAGTATACAAATAAATGATGATATAGAATTTGGAGCTTCAGCACCAATCAAAGCAGGAAATGCATTACCACTTGCACAGATTCCAGAAGGAACACCTGTATATAATCTTGAAAAAAGCCCTGGAGACGGCGGAAAATTCGTTAAAGCATCAGGCACTCACGCTTCTTTAATAACCCATGATGTAGGAAAGGCAATAGTAGAATTGCCATCAGGAGAATTAAAAGCATTTCATCCTGCCTGCAGAGCAACCATTGGAGTAGTTGCTGGAGGAGGAAGGAAAGAAAAACCATTCCTTAAAGCAGGAAACAGATACTACGCTTTAAACGCTAAAGGTAAAAAGAATGTTAGCGTTAGAGGAGTGGCAATGAACGCAGTAGATCACCCACACGGTGGTGGAAACAGACAACATCCTGGAAAGCCGACTACAGTTTCAAGACATGCGCCACCAGGAAGAAAAGTAGGTTCAATCGCTGCTAGAAGAACAGGGAAAAGAAGATAA
- the rpsS gene encoding 30S ribosomal protein S19 → MARKEFIYRGYTLEELQQMPLDNVIQLFPSRQRRSLRRGFLPRQKKVLENIRKIKKEGKKGGRPQIIKTHCRDMIVLPEMVGLTFGIYNGKEFTEVTILPEMIGCYFGEFALTRKRVQHGDPGMGATRSSMFVPLK, encoded by the coding sequence TTGGCTAGAAAAGAATTTATATATCGCGGTTATACATTAGAAGAGTTACAACAGATGCCTTTGGATAATGTTATACAACTCTTCCCATCAAGACAGAGAAGATCCCTTAGAAGGGGATTTCTCCCAAGACAAAAGAAAGTGCTTGAAAATATAAGAAAAATAAAAAAAGAAGGAAAAAAGGGCGGAAGACCACAGATAATCAAAACTCATTGTAGGGACATGATTGTTCTCCCAGAAATGGTAGGATTAACCTTTGGAATTTACAATGGAAAAGAATTCACAGAAGTAACCATACTACCAGAAATGATTGGATGTTACTTTGGGGAATTTGCACTTACAAGAAAACGAGTACAACACGGGGATCCTGGAATGGGTGCTACAAGGTCATCTATGTTCGTACCTCTTAAATAA
- a CDS encoding 50S ribosomal protein L22 — MAKINYAYTDDNKAKTAKALGRSLKISPKHSVEICNKIRGMNVETAKNYLEDVIEMKKAVPFKKHNKKVGHRRGLEGWPTGRYPVKAAAQILDIIKSAEANAEYKGLDTENLKIIHISSHKGYVIRGWTPRAFGRASPFNTPTTHIQIVLEEAQN, encoded by the coding sequence ATGGCAAAGATTAACTACGCTTATACGGATGACAATAAAGCTAAAACAGCTAAGGCTCTTGGAAGATCCCTTAAGATCTCTCCAAAACATTCTGTTGAAATATGTAACAAAATAAGAGGAATGAATGTAGAAACTGCCAAAAATTACCTTGAAGACGTAATTGAAATGAAAAAAGCAGTTCCTTTCAAAAAGCATAACAAAAAAGTAGGTCACAGAAGAGGGTTAGAAGGCTGGCCAACTGGTAGATATCCAGTGAAAGCAGCAGCCCAAATTCTTGATATAATTAAAAGTGCTGAAGCAAATGCTGAATACAAAGGCCTTGATACCGAAAATCTTAAAATAATACACATATCTAGCCACAAGGGATACGTAATACGTGGATGGACTCCAAGAGCTTTTGGAAGAGCCAGTCCATTTAACACACCAACCACCCACATACAGATTGTTCTAGAGGAGGCACAGAATTAA
- the rpsC gene encoding 30S ribosomal protein S3, whose amino-acid sequence MIEKDFVTEGLKRTRIDEYLENELERAGYGGMEIQITPLGTMIVVYAERPGMVIGRGGKTVRNITQTLKTGYGLENPQVEVKEVDIPELNPKIMAHKIAAMLQRGMHFRRVAYTALRRIMGAGAQGVEVTISGKIRGARSATAKFNDGYIKKCGEPSIRFVKEGFATVQLKPGVLGIYVRIMPPGMILPDKVDILQVAVEEPEAETISETLEVEEVEESSDQEIEDTKISEIAEELEEETSEELEEAEDIAEELEEAEESVEEEPESEEAVEPESEEEPEESVEEEPESEEAVEPESEEEPESEEITEDESGEELEEAEETIEEPEEEPEKASKEPEKAQEESKKPE is encoded by the coding sequence ATGATTGAAAAAGATTTTGTCACAGAAGGTCTTAAAAGGACAAGAATTGATGAATACCTTGAAAACGAGCTTGAAAGGGCAGGTTATGGTGGAATGGAAATTCAAATAACCCCTCTAGGTACAATGATTGTTGTTTATGCTGAACGTCCAGGAATGGTTATTGGAAGAGGTGGAAAAACCGTCAGAAACATAACACAAACCCTAAAAACAGGCTACGGACTTGAAAATCCTCAAGTAGAAGTTAAAGAAGTTGACATTCCTGAACTTAACCCTAAAATAATGGCTCATAAAATTGCAGCAATGCTGCAGCGTGGAATGCACTTTAGAAGAGTAGCGTACACAGCACTTAGAAGAATAATGGGTGCCGGAGCACAGGGTGTAGAAGTTACGATTTCTGGTAAAATAAGAGGTGCAAGGTCAGCAACAGCAAAATTCAATGATGGTTACATTAAAAAATGTGGTGAACCATCTATAAGGTTTGTTAAAGAAGGATTTGCAACTGTTCAACTAAAACCTGGAGTTTTAGGAATATATGTTAGAATTATGCCGCCAGGAATGATTTTACCTGATAAAGTGGATATTCTACAAGTTGCTGTTGAAGAACCGGAAGCTGAAACAATCTCTGAAACTTTAGAAGTAGAAGAAGTTGAAGAATCTTCAGATCAAGAAATTGAGGACACAAAAATCAGTGAAATCGCTGAAGAGCTTGAAGAAGAAACTTCTGAAGAGTTAGAAGAAGCAGAAGATATTGCTGAGGAACTGGAAGAAGCAGAGGAATCTGTTGAAGAGGAGCCTGAATCTGAAGAAGCTGTTGAACCGGAATCTGAAGAGGAACCTGAAGAATCTGTTGAAGAGGAGCCTGAATCTGAAGAAGCTGTTGAACCGGAATCTGAAGAGGAACCTGAGTCTGAAGAAATTACTGAAGATGAATCTGGTGAGGAACTGGAAGAAGCAGAGGAAACTATTGAGGAACCTGAAGAGGAGCCTGAAAAAGCTTCTAAAGAACCTGAAAAGGCACAAGAAGAGTCAAAAAAGCCAGAATAG
- the rpmC gene encoding 50S ribosomal protein L29, translating to MVILRSKEIREMETEDIQKKLDELKAEYAKNISKSSAAGVYENPGKIKELKRTIARVLTIMNEKQREK from the coding sequence ATGGTAATATTAAGGAGCAAAGAAATACGTGAAATGGAAACCGAGGACATCCAGAAGAAACTGGATGAACTCAAAGCAGAATATGCAAAAAATATTTCAAAGAGTTCTGCAGCAGGAGTTTATGAAAATCCTGGGAAAATCAAGGAACTTAAAAGAACAATTGCACGTGTCCTTACCATAATGAACGAAAAACAGAGGGAGAAGTAA
- the yciH gene encoding stress response translation initiation inhibitor YciH, protein MKVCEICGLPEELCVCEEIAREIQKVKVYTVRRRFGKLMTIVEGIDKHDIDIRELTKELKNKCACGGTAKKGQIELQGDHKRKVKQVLANMGFSSDTIEIR, encoded by the coding sequence ATGAAAGTCTGCGAGATTTGTGGTCTTCCAGAAGAACTTTGTGTCTGTGAAGAAATAGCTAGAGAAATTCAAAAAGTTAAAGTATACACAGTAAGAAGGCGTTTCGGAAAGCTTATGACCATTGTAGAAGGTATAGATAAGCACGATATAGATATAAGAGAACTAACAAAGGAACTCAAGAATAAATGCGCCTGTGGAGGGACTGCTAAAAAAGGCCAGATTGAACTTCAAGGGGACCATAAAAGGAAGGTCAAGCAAGTTCTGGCTAATATGGGTTTTTCTTCAGATACAATAGAAATAAGATAA
- a CDS encoding ribonuclease P protein component 1, which yields MITPKNIFQHELIGLPVKIVNSTHDGFIGIEGKVVDETKNTIKIEQEDETEKVVPKGVATFHFNLPEGIIVEIDGNIIIARPEDRIKKKFRKYW from the coding sequence ATGATAACTCCAAAGAATATATTCCAACATGAGCTAATAGGACTCCCTGTTAAGATTGTAAATAGTACTCATGATGGATTCATAGGAATAGAAGGAAAAGTTGTTGATGAGACTAAAAACACCATCAAAATTGAACAAGAGGACGAAACTGAGAAAGTAGTTCCCAAGGGAGTTGCAACTTTTCATTTTAATTTGCCTGAGGGCATTATTGTAGAAATAGATGGCAATATTATCATTGCTCGCCCTGAAGATAGGATAAAAAAGAAATTCAGGAAATATTGGTGA
- a CDS encoding 30S ribosomal protein S17 produces the protein MVGIDVQEPKEKCDDPNCPFHGALPVRGQILEGIVTSDKAERTITVERSFYKFIRKYERYEKRKSKITAHKPDCIDVNIGDAVKIAECRPLSKTKHFVVLEVKGDK, from the coding sequence ATGGTAGGTATTGATGTTCAAGAACCTAAAGAAAAATGTGACGATCCGAACTGCCCATTTCATGGAGCTCTTCCAGTAAGAGGCCAGATTTTAGAGGGTATTGTTACAAGCGACAAAGCTGAAAGGACAATCACAGTAGAAAGAAGTTTTTATAAATTTATAAGAAAATACGAAAGATACGAAAAAAGAAAATCAAAAATAACCGCTCACAAGCCTGACTGTATTGATGTAAATATAGGTGATGCAGTGAAAATCGCAGAATGCAGGCCTTTAAGTAAAACCAAACATTTCGTGGTTTTAGAGGTTAAAGGAGACAAATAA
- a CDS encoding 50S ribosomal protein L14 yields the protein MKAITSNVTRVLPIGARLQCIDNTGAREVEIVSVKGYKGVRRRLAIAGVGDMIIVTVKKGTIDMRKEVMTAVVVRQKKEYRRADGLRVKFEDNAAVIITPEGTLKGSEIRGPVAKEAAERWPSIGSAASTIV from the coding sequence ATGAAAGCTATCACTTCAAATGTTACAAGAGTTTTACCAATAGGTGCAAGACTCCAGTGCATTGACAACACAGGTGCAAGGGAAGTTGAAATTGTATCTGTTAAAGGATACAAAGGTGTAAGAAGGAGACTTGCAATCGCAGGTGTAGGTGACATGATTATAGTTACTGTTAAAAAAGGAACTATAGACATGAGAAAAGAAGTTATGACTGCTGTTGTTGTAAGACAGAAAAAAGAATACAGAAGAGCAGATGGCTTAAGGGTTAAATTTGAAGACAATGCTGCAGTTATAATAACTCCAGAAGGTACATTAAAGGGTTCTGAAATAAGAGGCCCTGTTGCTAAAGAAGCAGCTGAAAGATGGCCAAGTATTGGAAGTGCTGCAAGCACTATAGTTTAA
- the rplX gene encoding 50S ribosomal protein L24, translated as MSKQPRKQRKLLHKAPLHVRHKLMSVTLSKELREQHGKRSIPVKKGDTVKIMRGDFKDHEGKVEKVDLKKYRVQIEGASLQKPDGNQIYHSVHPSKLMIVELDLDDEERNKIMERKG; from the coding sequence ATGTCAAAACAACCAAGAAAACAAAGGAAACTTCTTCACAAAGCACCATTACATGTAAGACATAAATTAATGAGTGTTACATTAAGTAAAGAACTCAGAGAACAGCATGGAAAAAGATCCATCCCTGTAAAAAAAGGTGACACTGTAAAAATAATGCGTGGAGACTTTAAAGACCACGAAGGAAAAGTAGAAAAAGTGGATCTTAAAAAATACAGAGTTCAAATTGAAGGAGCTTCATTACAAAAACCAGACGGAAATCAAATTTATCACTCTGTACACCCATCCAAACTTATGATAGTAGAGCTTGATTTGGATGATGAAGAGAGGAATAAAATAATGGAGAGGAAGGGATAA
- a CDS encoding 30S ribosomal protein S4e: MAIMGSRKHLKRFKAPKHWPIHPKENKWTVKPNAGPHAIDESLPLLLVVRDILKVADNAREAKRIINSGEILVDGRVKKDYKFPVGFMDVIEIPKSESIYRVLPDEKGRLVLYPIATENKEFKLCKITNKTTIKGGKTQLNLHDGRNCLSEDECRAGDVIILKVPEQDISEVIKFEKGTIGLITGGKHIGEIGKIKEINITKSSMPNTVEIETENKKTFLTLKEYVFVIGKTKPVITLPGGK; the protein is encoded by the coding sequence ATGGCAATAATGGGATCTAGAAAACATCTCAAGCGTTTTAAAGCGCCAAAACATTGGCCAATCCATCCAAAAGAAAATAAATGGACCGTAAAACCAAATGCAGGTCCTCACGCTATAGATGAATCATTACCTTTACTTCTTGTAGTTCGTGATATTCTCAAAGTTGCTGATAATGCCAGAGAAGCAAAACGAATTATAAACAGCGGCGAAATTCTTGTAGATGGAAGGGTAAAAAAAGATTATAAATTCCCTGTTGGATTTATGGATGTAATAGAAATTCCAAAATCAGAAAGTATATATAGAGTTTTACCGGATGAAAAAGGAAGATTAGTACTTTATCCAATAGCAACAGAGAATAAAGAATTTAAACTCTGTAAAATCACTAATAAAACCACTATAAAAGGTGGCAAAACTCAACTTAACTTACATGATGGAAGAAACTGTCTTAGTGAAGATGAATGCAGGGCAGGGGATGTAATAATCCTTAAAGTTCCAGAACAGGATATATCTGAAGTAATTAAATTCGAAAAAGGAACTATTGGCCTTATAACTGGTGGAAAACACATTGGTGAAATTGGTAAAATTAAGGAGATTAACATAACAAAATCTTCAATGCCTAACACCGTTGAAATAGAAACCGAAAATAAAAAGACATTTCTTACATTAAAAGAGTATGTTTTTGTAATCGGTAAAACCAAACCTGTAATCACACTTCCTGGAGGTAAATAG
- a CDS encoding 50S ribosomal protein L5, with product MNPMEEVKIAKATINIGVGEAGERLVRAENLIKSITNQQPVRTFSKVTNPEFGIRKGQPIACKVTLRGEKADKAIKMILDGIENKLKTSQFDAQGNVSFGIEEHIDIPGMRYDPDIGIFGMNISVTFEKAGYRIKKRKIQRKKIHNKHKVTSEETINFMKENFQVRIK from the coding sequence ATGAACCCAATGGAAGAAGTAAAAATAGCAAAGGCAACAATCAACATTGGTGTTGGTGAAGCTGGAGAAAGGCTTGTAAGGGCTGAGAACTTAATTAAAAGCATAACAAACCAACAACCAGTACGTACTTTTTCTAAAGTTACAAATCCTGAATTTGGTATAAGAAAAGGGCAACCCATAGCATGTAAAGTTACATTAAGGGGAGAAAAAGCTGACAAAGCCATTAAAATGATTCTTGATGGTATTGAAAACAAATTAAAAACAAGCCAATTCGATGCTCAAGGAAATGTTTCATTTGGAATAGAAGAACACATAGACATTCCAGGAATGCGCTATGATCCAGATATAGGTATATTTGGAATGAATATTTCCGTAACATTCGAAAAAGCAGGTTATAGAATTAAAAAAAGGAAAATCCAAAGGAAAAAAATCCATAATAAACATAAAGTAACTTCAGAAGAAACTATAAACTTTATGAAGGAAAATTTCCAAGTTAGGATTAAATAA
- a CDS encoding 30S ribosomal protein S14: MIHLPRKYGKASRKCRRCGDHSALVRRYGLMLCRQCFRELAHKIGFKKYN, translated from the coding sequence GTGATACACTTGCCAAGAAAATACGGAAAAGCATCAAGAAAATGTAGAAGATGCGGCGATCACTCTGCATTAGTTAGAAGATACGGGCTTATGTTATGCAGACAATGCTTCAGAGAACTCGCACACAAAATAGGATTTAAAAAATACAATTAA
- a CDS encoding 30S ribosomal protein S8, which yields MDPLANALTNMRNNEMQGNNRCKISPASKMIGRVLRTMQKEGYIGEFEFVDDNKAGQFIVELEGNINKCGVIKPRHAVGKDDFEKFEKRYLPSKNFGIMILTTPEGIMTHKEAKEKGIGGRLLVYVY from the coding sequence ATGGATCCTTTAGCAAACGCGCTTACTAACATGAGAAATAATGAAATGCAGGGAAATAATAGATGTAAAATTTCACCTGCATCAAAAATGATAGGGCGCGTTCTAAGAACAATGCAAAAAGAAGGATATATCGGCGAATTTGAATTTGTCGATGACAACAAAGCCGGACAGTTCATAGTAGAACTTGAAGGAAATATAAATAAATGCGGTGTTATAAAGCCAAGACACGCCGTTGGAAAGGACGATTTTGAAAAATTTGAAAAGAGATACTTGCCCTCCAAAAACTTTGGAATTATGATACTTACAACACCAGAAGGAATCATGACTCACAAAGAAGCAAAAGAAAAGGGAATTGGCGGTAGACTCTTAGTATATGTCTATTAA
- a CDS encoding 50S ribosomal protein L6 → MVEAVVLREEIEIPEGIDVTINGEVTVKGSKGQLSRKFKHSNIVIKKEDEKIVLESNFPKKRDKAMLGTIKSHIDNMIIGLTDGFTYNMKIVYAHFPMTVKAAGDKVIIENFLGERYPRTAKIVGNAKVQIKGEEAIVTGANKEEVGQTAANLEQATKIKGRDPRVFQDGIYLVSRE, encoded by the coding sequence ATGGTTGAAGCAGTAGTCCTTAGAGAAGAAATCGAGATTCCTGAGGGTATCGACGTCACCATAAATGGTGAAGTAACCGTGAAGGGATCAAAGGGACAGCTCTCAAGGAAATTTAAGCATTCCAATATTGTCATTAAAAAGGAAGATGAAAAAATTGTTTTAGAAAGTAATTTTCCTAAAAAAAGAGATAAAGCAATGCTTGGAACTATAAAATCCCATATTGATAATATGATTATAGGATTAACTGATGGATTTACTTATAACATGAAAATAGTTTATGCTCACTTCCCTATGACTGTAAAAGCTGCAGGGGATAAAGTTATAATAGAAAATTTCCTCGGTGAAAGATACCCGCGAACAGCAAAAATTGTAGGAAACGCTAAAGTCCAGATAAAAGGTGAAGAAGCAATCGTTACAGGTGCTAACAAAGAAGAAGTTGGACAAACAGCAGCTAACTTAGAGCAAGCTACAAAAATAAAGGGAAGAGATCCAAGGGTGTTCCAAGACGGAATATACCTTGTAAGTCGGGAATAA
- a CDS encoding 50S ribosomal protein L32e yields MKKPNFKRQEWFRYKKLGDKWRKARGKTSKTRRYEKGKPAMPSIGYGSPKVTRGLHPSGYRDVLVRNLNELENLDPSVQAGRISATVGKRKKEVMLQKAKELGIKILNKGV; encoded by the coding sequence ATGAAAAAACCAAATTTCAAAAGACAGGAATGGTTTAGATACAAGAAACTTGGGGATAAATGGAGAAAGGCTAGAGGTAAAACTAGTAAAACCCGAAGATACGAAAAAGGGAAACCCGCAATGCCTTCAATAGGCTACGGATCTCCAAAAGTAACAAGAGGGCTCCATCCATCAGGATACAGAGATGTACTTGTCCGCAACCTAAACGAACTTGAAAACCTGGATCCATCTGTTCAAGCCGGTAGAATTAGTGCTACAGTTGGAAAAAGGAAAAAAGAAGTTATGCTTCAAAAAGCAAAAGAATTAGGGATCAAGATTCTAAATAAGGGAGTTTAA
- a CDS encoding 50S ribosomal protein L19e: MNLTTQKRLAADILKVGENRVWIDPERTEEVSRAITRENVKQLIDDKAIRAKPQTGISSYRSKKIAAQKKKGRRKGQGSTKGAKGAKNPKKEAWMTTIRALRTDLKDMRENREINKTTYRKLYRMAKGGAFRSKSYMKTYARDHGLLR, translated from the coding sequence ATGAATCTTACTACTCAAAAGAGATTGGCCGCAGATATACTCAAAGTCGGGGAAAACAGGGTATGGATAGATCCTGAAAGAACAGAAGAAGTATCAAGAGCCATAACTCGTGAAAACGTAAAACAATTAATTGATGATAAAGCCATAAGAGCTAAGCCTCAAACTGGCATAAGCAGCTATAGATCAAAGAAAATTGCTGCACAGAAGAAAAAAGGAAGAAGAAAAGGTCAAGGTAGTACTAAAGGAGCTAAAGGAGCTAAAAATCCAAAGAAAGAAGCATGGATGACTACTATAAGGGCTTTAAGAACTGATCTAAAGGATATGAGAGAAAACAGGGAGATAAACAAAACTACCTACAGAAAGCTCTATAGGATGGCAAAGGGTGGCGCTTTCAGAAGCAAATCCTACATGAAAACCTATGCAAGGGATCATGGCCTGCTCAGGTAG
- a CDS encoding 50S ribosomal protein L18: MAHGSRYKVAFKRRREGKTDYGARLRLIDLEKARMVVRITNNHVIAQIIKVAPEGDETIISAHSNELKQMGWLGSTKNSSAAYLTGFLCAKKALKDDVDTAVLDIGLKSPTKGTKVFAVLKGAVDAGLNIPHGDSVLPTDERIRGEHVAQYAESLSEKELNEKFSQYIKNGLSPKDLPDHFEKIKQKISEEGS; the protein is encoded by the coding sequence TTGGCACACGGATCAAGATACAAAGTGGCATTTAAGAGAAGAAGAGAAGGTAAAACTGATTATGGGGCCCGATTAAGGCTTATTGATTTAGAAAAAGCAAGGATGGTTGTAAGAATTACAAACAATCATGTAATTGCTCAAATAATAAAAGTAGCTCCAGAAGGAGATGAAACAATTATTTCAGCACATTCCAATGAACTTAAACAAATGGGATGGCTTGGATCTACAAAAAACAGCTCTGCAGCATATTTAACTGGATTCTTATGCGCTAAAAAAGCTTTAAAAGATGATGTAGACACAGCTGTTTTAGATATTGGTTTAAAATCACCTACAAAAGGCACTAAGGTTTTTGCTGTATTAAAAGGAGCAGTAGATGCTGGACTAAACATTCCTCATGGCGATTCAGTCTTACCTACAGATGAAAGGATAAGAGGGGAACACGTAGCACAATATGCAGAATCTTTAAGTGAAAAAGAACTTAATGAGAAATTTTCACAATATATAAAGAATGGATTATCCCCAAAAGATCTCCCAGACCATTTTGAAAAAATTAAACAGAAAATAAGTGAAGAGGGATCATAA
- the rpsE gene encoding 30S ribosomal protein S5, which yields MNYNKEEWEPKTNLGHLVKDGTITDIDEIFEKGLPIMELEIVDKLLPDLEEEVMDVNLVQRMHKSGRKVNFRVIVAVGNKNGYVGLGQGKAKEVGPAIRKAVDNAKFNIIKARRGCGDWGCVCGREHTVPFKVDGKKGSVRVTLIPAPGGVGLAIGDVGKTILGLAGIDDVWSQTMGQTQTTINFAGAVFDALKTLSKVKATKSDLKNLGVAV from the coding sequence ATGAATTATAATAAAGAAGAATGGGAGCCTAAAACTAATTTGGGACATTTGGTCAAAGACGGAACTATAACTGATATAGATGAAATCTTTGAAAAAGGACTTCCTATAATGGAACTTGAAATTGTTGATAAACTCCTACCTGATTTAGAAGAAGAAGTAATGGATGTAAACCTCGTGCAGAGAATGCACAAATCTGGTAGAAAAGTTAACTTCAGAGTAATTGTCGCAGTTGGAAATAAAAACGGATATGTAGGTCTTGGACAGGGAAAAGCCAAAGAAGTAGGTCCTGCAATAAGAAAAGCTGTTGATAACGCTAAATTTAATATAATCAAAGCCAGAAGAGGCTGTGGTGATTGGGGATGCGTATGTGGAAGAGAACACACCGTACCATTTAAAGTTGATGGGAAAAAAGGCAGTGTAAGAGTAACATTAATCCCAGCACCAGGTGGAGTTGGTCTTGCAATAGGAGATGTTGGAAAAACTATCTTAGGACTTGCAGGAATAGATGATGTATGGTCTCAAACAATGGGCCAAACACAGACAACCATAAACTTTGCAGGCGCTGTTTTTGATGCTTTGAAAACTTTAAGCAAAGTTAAAGCAACAAAATCTGACCTTAAAAATCTTGGAGTAGCAGTATAA
- the rpmD gene encoding 50S ribosomal protein L30: MIAAIRVRGRTGIKKDIADTLDMLKLTRINHAVLIEENPSYQGMLQKAKDYITWGEIDSETVAKIISKRGKLAGNIKVTEDYLKENTDYSSVEELSKAVVDSGAKLEDSGIKPVFRLHPPRKGYEDIKKTFVESGSLGYRGDKIGDLIKKMI; this comes from the coding sequence ATGATTGCAGCAATAAGAGTAAGAGGTAGGACAGGGATTAAAAAGGACATTGCAGACACACTTGACATGTTAAAACTTACAAGAATCAATCATGCAGTCTTAATCGAAGAAAACCCTAGTTATCAAGGAATGCTTCAAAAAGCCAAAGATTACATAACTTGGGGAGAAATTGACTCTGAAACAGTGGCTAAAATTATATCCAAAAGAGGAAAATTAGCTGGTAACATTAAAGTCACTGAAGATTACCTAAAGGAAAATACAGATTATTCCTCAGTAGAAGAACTTTCAAAGGCAGTAGTAGATTCTGGTGCTAAACTGGAAGATAGTGGAATAAAACCAGTATTTAGACTTCACCCTCCACGAAAAGGATACGAAGACATTAAAAAAACTTTTGTAGAATCTGGAAGTTTAGGTTACAGAGGAGATAAAATAGGAGATCTTATAAAAAAGATGATCTAA
- a CDS encoding 50S ribosomal protein L15: MIRRTKKIRKLRGSRTIGGGCSKKRRGAGHRGGRGNAGLHKSKWTWTVKYDPKHFGKYGFKRPPRSILKFNPVNLDYLDEKSEELVNQGLALKKNGAIEINVTDLGYNKVLGKGKVNRPLIVKSPKFSSSAIQKIEEAGGEIVTL; the protein is encoded by the coding sequence ATGATAAGAAGGACAAAAAAAATAAGGAAATTGAGAGGATCACGAACCATTGGTGGCGGATGTTCTAAAAAACGAAGAGGAGCAGGCCATAGAGGTGGAAGAGGAAATGCAGGTCTCCATAAAAGTAAATGGACATGGACCGTTAAATATGATCCAAAACACTTCGGAAAATATGGATTTAAAAGACCACCACGAAGTATTTTAAAATTCAATCCGGTTAATTTAGATTACTTAGATGAAAAATCAGAAGAATTAGTAAATCAGGGTTTAGCTTTAAAGAAAAATGGCGCAATTGAAATAAACGTCACAGACCTTGGTTACAATAAAGTTTTAGGAAAAGGTAAAGTAAACAGGCCTTTAATAGTAAAATCTCCTAAATTCTCCAGTTCCGCAATACAAAAAATAGAGGAAGCTGGCGGAGAAATAGTAACTTTATAA